In one Methanobrevibacter arboriphilus genomic region, the following are encoded:
- a CDS encoding universal stress protein, with protein MFGNIMVPSDGSEYSDKAVDVAIEIAKKFNSKVTAVYVLDENTSFSYDALEDEGNEILKSISEKGKKEGVMVIEHLITADPLRDMKIISEKTQVDSIVINSSGKNKSGDLMMGSIVSRVIETFDIPIVLVK; from the coding sequence ATGTTTGGAAATATAATGGTTCCTTCAGATGGTTCTGAGTATTCAGATAAAGCAGTTGATGTAGCTATTGAAATAGCTAAAAAGTTTAATTCAAAAGTTACAGCTGTTTATGTTCTTGATGAAAATACTAGCTTTTCTTATGATGCTTTAGAAGATGAAGGAAATGAAATTTTAAAGAGTATTAGTGAAAAAGGTAAAAAAGAGGGAGTTATGGTTATAGAACATTTAATTACTGCTGATCCTCTTCGAGATATGAAAATAATATCTGAAAAAACTCAGGTTGATTCTATTGTCATTAATTCTTCTGGAAAAAATAAGTCTGGGGATTTAATGATGGGAAGTATAGTTAGTAGGGTCATTGAAACCTTTGATATTCCAATCGTTTTAGTTAAATAG
- a CDS encoding PINc/VapC family ATPase, producing the protein MEKIVPDTSAVIEGAISKIIDKNNLNYPEIIVPEAVVAELEYQTNKGQFIGKKGLGELKKLQNLADNGEIAISFTGKRPNNYEISLSKTGEIDAIIRDVAKSELATLITSDRIQSEVAKAQGINVIYVEQVDKSNEELTLSKYFDDDTMSVHLKENVPPMAKKGKPGDINLVKLDSKPITYEYLNKLAEEIIEKARHDFKTYLELDEDGATVVQSREYRISIAKPPFSEGMEITAVRPVAEVSLENYKLSEKLIDRLKSTANGILISGSPGAGKSTFAQAVAKFFSEDMNKIVKTMESPRDLQVGDEITQYAPLDGDMEKTADILLLVRPDFTIYDELRKNHDFNIFADMRLAGVGMIGVVHATRPIDAIQRIAARVELGIIPSVVDTTIYIEDGEIKAVYETNLTVKVPSGMQEADLARPVIEVRDFENGDLKNEIYTYGEQTIVMDVDLVQEDSKSSDSKSAVDKIVEKEVIRAVKKIVPKATVQAELVSNDRIKVFVNEKFIPKIIGKKGKRIDDLERKVGISIGVEPIESLKDYDDKSDTKTKSKKSGEEFEIPYEVSRKHLNLDMGYENIGEEFDVSINGEYLFTATVGKKGLVRLKQGLEITEILLDAIDMDVPIIATFR; encoded by the coding sequence ATTGAAAAGATTGTTCCCGATACTAGTGCTGTTATTGAAGGAGCAATTAGTAAAATTATTGATAAAAATAATTTAAATTATCCTGAAATTATTGTTCCTGAGGCTGTTGTAGCTGAACTTGAATATCAAACTAATAAGGGTCAGTTTATTGGTAAAAAAGGATTGGGTGAGCTAAAAAAGCTTCAAAATCTTGCTGATAATGGTGAAATAGCTATTAGTTTCACTGGTAAAAGACCTAATAATTATGAAATTTCTCTTTCTAAAACTGGTGAAATAGATGCAATTATAAGGGATGTTGCAAAGTCTGAATTAGCTACTTTAATCACATCAGATAGAATTCAAAGTGAGGTAGCTAAAGCTCAAGGAATAAATGTTATTTACGTTGAACAAGTTGATAAATCAAATGAAGAACTAACCCTTTCTAAATATTTTGATGATGATACAATGTCAGTTCATCTTAAAGAAAATGTCCCTCCTATGGCTAAAAAGGGAAAGCCAGGAGATATAAATCTTGTCAAACTTGATTCAAAGCCCATTACTTATGAATACTTAAATAAACTTGCTGAAGAGATAATTGAAAAAGCTAGACATGATTTTAAAACTTATCTTGAACTTGATGAAGATGGGGCTACAGTTGTTCAATCAAGAGAATATAGAATTTCAATAGCTAAACCTCCTTTTTCTGAAGGAATGGAGATCACAGCAGTTCGTCCTGTAGCTGAAGTTTCTCTTGAGAATTATAAGCTTTCTGAAAAATTGATTGATAGACTTAAAAGTACTGCTAATGGTATTCTTATTTCTGGTTCTCCTGGTGCAGGTAAAAGTACATTTGCCCAGGCTGTAGCTAAATTCTTCTCTGAAGATATGAATAAGATTGTTAAGACTATGGAATCTCCTCGTGATCTTCAAGTTGGTGATGAAATAACTCAATATGCTCCTTTAGATGGAGATATGGAAAAAACAGCCGATATTCTTCTTCTTGTAAGGCCTGATTTTACTATTTATGATGAACTTAGAAAGAATCATGATTTTAATATTTTTGCTGATATGAGATTAGCTGGTGTTGGAATGATTGGTGTTGTTCATGCTACTCGTCCAATTGATGCTATTCAAAGGATTGCAGCAAGAGTAGAGCTGGGAATTATTCCTTCTGTTGTTGATACTACTATTTATATTGAAGATGGTGAGATTAAAGCTGTTTATGAAACTAATCTTACTGTAAAAGTTCCTTCTGGTATGCAAGAAGCTGATCTTGCAAGACCTGTTATTGAAGTTCGTGATTTTGAAAATGGGGATTTAAAAAATGAGATTTATACCTATGGTGAGCAGACTATTGTTATGGATGTTGATCTAGTTCAAGAAGATTCAAAGAGTAGTGATTCTAAATCAGCTGTAGATAAGATTGTTGAAAAAGAAGTTATTCGTGCTGTTAAAAAGATAGTTCCAAAAGCTACTGTTCAAGCTGAACTTGTTTCTAATGATAGAATAAAAGTTTTTGTAAATGAGAAGTTTATTCCAAAAATAATTGGTAAAAAAGGAAAAAGAATCGATGATCTTGAAAGAAAAGTAGGAATTAGCATTGGTGTTGAACCTATTGAATCTTTAAAAGATTATGATGATAAAAGCGATACTAAAACTAAATCTAAAAAGTCTGGTGAAGAATTTGAAATTCCTTATGAAGTATCTAGAAAACATTTAAATCTTGATATGGGTTATGAGAATATTGGTGAGGAGTTTGATGTTTCTATTAATGGAGAATATCTTTTCACAGCTACTGTTGGTAAAAAAGGTCTTGTTAGATTGAAACAGGGTCTTGAAATTACTGAAATACTTTTAGATGCTATTGATATGGATGTTCCTATTATAGCAACTTTTAGATAA
- a CDS encoding ATP-binding cassette domain-containing protein, which yields MIRLENISKSYKLDNGEEISALKNINLEVEDGEILGIIGMSGSGKTSLLRILRGVEKFDSGKITLDDIEVSFDSSQYYYNKLRKDTAIHLQRSFGLWPETTINNVIRKLYGAKYGDEGSTDFEFAYDQFGDEAREILKVVGLEEKADHFAPVLSGGEKQRLVMARQLAKKPKVLLLDEPATMACPGTKQAILDSIKRINKDLGVTVVLVSHLPEVHRYLANRVILLEDGEIKEEGDPKDVTNDFLDELDTEIAIDPTVDDETIIKANNLEKRFFLLKGGSVLDIEDINLEIKKRDILTIIGPSGAGKTILLRMLAGLDFPEKGEVLYRLDSEDLDDNSKDNDSKDRNNIDKRPLDKKEEYIDEGVWVDLDDPGINRMKVRRKIGFMYQEFALQHHSTIKDQLATKLGFKNEFVVDKARKKAKELELGDELLDALYQLTDLPENEAKSRLEQIGLLPDILDDLFPKFPEKAVKEEIKPIFDALDLPLEILNRKSYELSGGQKVRAMLALALSSKPETLLLDEPFGDLDPITLRIVANSIKKINKEFKTTIIMVSHNIDFIKEFSKRAIFMENGKIIDDGDPIKLVDDFVDFCKADYLN from the coding sequence ATGATTAGATTGGAAAATATTAGTAAATCTTACAAATTAGACAATGGTGAAGAAATATCTGCACTAAAAAATATCAATCTTGAGGTTGAAGATGGTGAGATATTAGGTATAATTGGAATGAGTGGTTCTGGAAAAACTAGTCTTCTTAGAATACTTAGGGGTGTTGAAAAGTTTGATAGTGGGAAGATAACACTTGATGACATAGAGGTTTCTTTTGATTCAAGCCAATATTATTATAATAAACTTAGAAAGGACACAGCAATTCATCTTCAAAGATCTTTTGGTTTATGGCCAGAAACAACTATTAATAATGTTATAAGAAAATTATATGGTGCTAAGTATGGTGATGAGGGATCTACTGATTTTGAATTTGCTTATGATCAGTTTGGTGATGAAGCTAGAGAAATTTTAAAGGTTGTTGGCCTTGAAGAAAAGGCAGATCATTTTGCACCAGTATTAAGTGGTGGTGAAAAACAACGTCTTGTTATGGCAAGACAACTAGCTAAAAAACCAAAAGTTTTACTTCTTGATGAACCTGCTACTATGGCTTGTCCAGGAACAAAACAAGCTATACTTGATTCAATTAAAAGAATTAATAAAGATTTAGGAGTAACTGTGGTTTTAGTATCACACTTGCCTGAAGTTCATAGATATTTAGCAAACAGAGTTATTTTACTTGAAGATGGTGAAATAAAAGAAGAGGGGGATCCTAAAGATGTTACTAATGACTTTTTAGATGAACTTGATACAGAAATAGCTATTGATCCAACAGTTGATGATGAAACAATTATTAAAGCTAATAATCTTGAAAAGAGATTTTTCCTTTTAAAAGGCGGAAGTGTTCTTGATATTGAGGATATTAATCTAGAAATTAAAAAGCGTGATATTTTAACTATTATTGGTCCTAGTGGTGCTGGTAAAACTATCCTTCTTAGAATGCTTGCTGGCTTAGATTTTCCTGAAAAAGGAGAAGTTCTTTATAGGTTAGATAGTGAAGATTTGGATGATAACTCTAAAGATAATGATTCTAAAGATAGAAATAATATTGATAAAAGGCCCCTAGATAAAAAAGAGGAATATATTGATGAAGGAGTTTGGGTAGATCTTGATGATCCTGGAATCAATAGAATGAAAGTTAGGAGAAAAATCGGTTTTATGTATCAAGAATTTGCACTTCAGCACCATTCAACTATTAAAGATCAGTTAGCTACAAAATTAGGTTTTAAAAATGAGTTTGTAGTGGATAAGGCAAGAAAGAAAGCTAAAGAGTTAGAATTGGGTGATGAACTTTTAGATGCATTGTATCAACTTACTGATTTACCTGAAAATGAAGCTAAATCACGTCTTGAGCAGATTGGCCTTCTTCCTGATATTTTAGACGATTTGTTTCCTAAATTCCCTGAAAAAGCTGTTAAAGAGGAAATTAAGCCAATATTTGATGCATTAGATCTTCCTCTTGAAATACTAAATAGAAAGTCATATGAACTTTCCGGTGGTCAAAAGGTTCGTGCTATGTTAGCTTTAGCTTTATCTTCAAAACCTGAAACTTTGCTACTTGATGAACCATTTGGTGATTTAGATCCAATAACACTTAGAATTGTTGCAAATTCTATTAAAAAAATTAATAAAGAGTTTAAAACAACTATAATAATGGTTTCACATAATATTGATTTTATAAAAGAGTTTAGTAAAAGAGCTATTTTCATGGAGAATGGAAAAATCATTGATGATGGTGACCCTATTAAGTTAGTTGATGATTTTGTTGATTTTTGTAAGGCAGATTATTTGAATTAA
- a CDS encoding TOBE domain-containing protein, protein MKISARNKLDGEIEAVDLGAVMASIKIKVEDPGVLTALITKESAEGLGLKKGDKVSAIIKSTEIIVGKE, encoded by the coding sequence ATGAAAATTAGTGCAAGAAATAAATTAGATGGAGAAATTGAAGCTGTTGATTTAGGTGCTGTAATGGCAAGTATTAAAATTAAAGTTGAGGATCCTGGAGTTCTAACAGCATTAATAACCAAAGAATCTGCTGAAGGCTTAGGTCTTAAAAAAGGAGATAAAGTTTCAGCTATTATAAAATCTACAGAAATAATTGTTGGAAAAGAATAA
- the hisI gene encoding phosphoribosyl-AMP cyclohydrolase yields the protein MKINFKHDVNGQKLVIAVVQDYETSQVLMVAYMNKEALTKTLETGVAHYWSTSRNKLWLKGESSGNTQKVKEIFTDCDMDAVVLKVEQTGAACHEGYYSCFFREFDVEKINENKTDLEDLNENDLKIIAERLFNPEDVYGDK from the coding sequence ATTAAAATTAATTTTAAGCATGATGTTAATGGACAAAAATTGGTGATAGCTGTTGTTCAAGATTATGAAACTTCTCAAGTTTTAATGGTAGCTTATATGAATAAGGAAGCACTTACAAAAACTTTAGAAACTGGTGTTGCTCATTATTGGAGTACTTCAAGAAATAAGCTATGGTTAAAAGGTGAAAGTTCTGGAAATACTCAAAAAGTTAAAGAAATTTTCACTGATTGTGATATGGATGCTGTTGTGTTAAAGGTTGAGCAAACTGGTGCAGCTTGTCATGAAGGATATTATTCATGCTTCTTTAGAGAGTTTGATGTTGAAAAAATAAATGAGAATAAAACTGATTTAGAAGATTTAAATGAAAATGATTTAAAAATCATTGCTGAAAGATTATTTAATCCTGAAGATGTATATGGGGATAAATAA
- a CDS encoding nicotinamide-nucleotide adenylyltransferase — MKEKRGLLIGRMQPVHNGHIQVIKKTLEEVDEIIIGIGSAQLSHTITDPFTAGERVMMLTKALAENSINSARYYIIPIQDIQMNAVWVSHIKMLTPPFGNVFSGNPLVQQLFEEEGYDVDRPPLFKREKLSGTEVRRRMLEDENWKKLVPTSTAKIIEEINGIERLKHLAKKEVSEIAK; from the coding sequence ATGAAAGAAAAAAGAGGATTATTAATTGGTAGGATGCAACCAGTCCACAATGGACATATTCAAGTGATTAAAAAAACACTTGAGGAAGTTGATGAAATCATTATTGGAATTGGAAGTGCTCAGCTAAGTCATACAATAACTGATCCATTTACAGCAGGGGAAAGGGTAATGATGCTTACAAAAGCATTAGCTGAAAACAGTATCAACTCTGCAAGATATTATATCATACCTATCCAAGATATTCAAATGAATGCTGTGTGGGTTTCCCATATAAAAATGTTAACACCACCTTTTGGAAATGTTTTTAGTGGAAATCCATTAGTACAACAATTGTTTGAAGAAGAAGGTTATGATGTAGATAGACCTCCTCTTTTTAAAAGGGAAAAACTTTCTGGAACAGAAGTAAGAAGAAGAATGCTTGAAGATGAAAATTGGAAAAAGCTAGTTCCAACTTCAACAGCTAAAATCATTGAAGAGATAAATGGAATAGAAAGATTAAAACATTTAGCAAAAAAAGAAGTTAGTGAAATAGCTAAATAG
- a CDS encoding molybdenum cofactor biosynthesis protein MoaE codes for MVIKIVEKDDEYYQIQDLVDSLKKNKRIDESGAIFTFEGFVRGTEKSIEGEKIVDKMILTTPDKEKAQNDLEKIVESVKIKYGVYGVAIVHFIGEFYTGDPLFLTAVLGPHRNETLDALKEVIERTKFDVDFKKEEISNTGRKIIMAGGK; via the coding sequence ATGGTTATTAAAATAGTTGAAAAGGATGATGAATATTATCAAATACAAGATTTAGTTGATTCATTAAAGAAAAATAAGAGAATAGATGAATCTGGAGCTATATTTACATTTGAAGGATTTGTTCGTGGAACAGAAAAGAGTATTGAAGGTGAAAAAATAGTTGATAAAATGATATTAACCACACCTGATAAAGAAAAAGCTCAAAATGATCTTGAAAAAATTGTAGAAAGTGTTAAAATCAAATATGGTGTTTATGGAGTAGCTATCGTTCATTTTATAGGAGAATTTTACACAGGAGATCCTTTATTTTTAACAGCTGTTTTAGGACCACATAGAAATGAAACTCTTGATGCTTTAAAAGAAGTTATAGAAAGAACAAAATTTGATGTTGATTTCAAAAAAGAAGAAATATCTAATACTGGAAGAAAAATTATTATGGCAGGAGGCAAATAA
- the aroE gene encoding shikimate dehydrogenase: MINGTTKVIGIIGNPVGHSFSPAMFNAAFKSMNMNYVYVPFKVEKENLKYAIRGAKAFGIKGLNVTIPHKQKVINELDKFSIMANLIGAVNTIDFKNGKSKGYNTDCVGAIRAIKEVCDLRNKSVVIVGAGGAARAISFQLAIEGVNNINMINRSPKKAKSLVYDIKTLLSADFTDNSKLDEVTIDFSHIDLNFEYGSLDELPNSIANADILIDTTPIGMHPNINDEPIAKHGEMHSDLIVNDIVYNPLETSLLKEAKKANATIIYGTKMLLYQGAENFRIWTGKEAPLDVMEKTILESIK; the protein is encoded by the coding sequence TTGATAAATGGAACCACAAAAGTTATTGGAATAATTGGAAATCCTGTTGGACATAGTTTTTCCCCAGCGATGTTTAATGCTGCATTTAAATCTATGAATATGAACTATGTTTATGTTCCATTTAAAGTAGAAAAAGAAAATCTTAAATACGCTATTCGAGGAGCTAAAGCCTTTGGTATTAAAGGACTTAATGTTACCATTCCTCATAAGCAAAAAGTAATAAATGAACTTGATAAATTCAGTATAATGGCAAACCTAATTGGTGCAGTTAATACAATTGACTTTAAAAATGGAAAGTCAAAAGGTTATAATACTGATTGTGTTGGAGCTATTCGTGCTATTAAAGAAGTTTGTGACTTAAGAAATAAAAGTGTAGTGATAGTTGGAGCTGGAGGAGCTGCAAGAGCAATATCTTTCCAATTAGCTATCGAAGGAGTTAATAATATAAATATGATTAACAGAAGTCCTAAAAAAGCTAAATCACTTGTTTATGATATTAAAACTTTATTATCTGCTGATTTTACAGATAATTCAAAATTAGATGAAGTAACTATTGATTTTTCACATATTGATTTGAATTTTGAATATGGAAGTCTTGATGAACTTCCCAATAGTATAGCTAATGCAGATATTCTAATCGATACAACTCCAATAGGCATGCATCCAAATATAAATGATGAACCAATAGCTAAACACGGAGAAATGCACTCCGATCTTATTGTAAATGATATTGTTTATAATCCTCTTGAAACCAGTCTTTTAAAAGAAGCTAAAAAAGCAAATGCAACAATAATCTATGGAACTAAAATGCTTTTATACCAAGGTGCTGAAAACTTCAGAATATGGACTGGAAAAGAAGCTCCATTAGATGTTATGGAAAAAACTATATTAGAATCTATAAAATAA
- a CDS encoding rubredoxin: MSGRMKCKVCGYIYDPEKGEPRANVEPGTEWEDVPDNFKCPSCGAPKRMFKPL; the protein is encoded by the coding sequence ATGAGTGGAAGAATGAAATGTAAAGTCTGTGGATATATTTATGATCCAGAAAAAGGAGAACCAAGAGCTAATGTAGAACCAGGAACTGAATGGGAAGATGTACCGGATAACTTCAAATGTCCTTCTTGTGGTGCTCCAAAAAGAATGTTTAAACCATTATAA
- the hisS gene encoding histidine--tRNA ligase has translation MEFTRPRGTRDFLFDEMRERKKCENTLRKVFETYAYQEIKTPLFEDLKLFTTKSGEQIVDQLYNFTDKSDREITLRPEITAPVARLYINELQKTAKPIKLYYFGSCFRYERPQKGRFRQFWQFGCELIGAKSPEGEAEAIAMAEQSLEDLGINTAEIHINHLGIIRGLFEHFKIDNEIQEQVMILIDKGDKELFEKELLEKDLVEDSKLNVMLKDILIKLIDFVGNEDVLNDVEDLLNDYEETKDSINEFKELINLLKSFNVSNYTLNLGIARGLDYYNGIVFEIYIPELGAQKQVAGGGSYNLVELFGGEQVESTGFAFGFDRLMNAIEHNSKDKNKNDIKNSNKDGFEEKSIVDVFVVPISNEQREKSFEIGQKLRNSGISTEIDLSRKKFKKLLNAANKLNAKYVILVGKNDLEKDSVTIKDMGSRNQELVAIDNIKEFLNNNKIFD, from the coding sequence TTGGAATTTACAAGACCTCGTGGAACAAGAGACTTTCTTTTTGATGAAATGAGAGAAAGAAAAAAGTGTGAAAATACACTAAGAAAAGTCTTTGAAACTTATGCTTATCAAGAAATAAAAACTCCTTTATTTGAAGATTTAAAACTCTTCACCACAAAATCTGGAGAACAAATAGTTGATCAACTTTATAATTTCACTGATAAATCTGACCGTGAAATAACTCTTAGACCTGAAATTACAGCTCCAGTAGCTAGATTATACATTAATGAACTTCAAAAAACAGCTAAACCAATAAAACTTTATTATTTTGGAAGTTGTTTTAGGTATGAAAGACCTCAAAAAGGTAGGTTTCGCCAATTTTGGCAGTTTGGATGTGAATTAATAGGTGCTAAGTCTCCTGAAGGGGAAGCTGAAGCTATTGCAATGGCTGAACAATCTCTTGAAGATTTAGGGATTAATACAGCTGAAATTCATATTAATCATCTTGGAATAATAAGGGGATTATTTGAACATTTCAAAATTGATAATGAAATTCAAGAACAGGTCATGATCTTAATAGATAAAGGAGATAAAGAGTTATTTGAAAAAGAACTATTAGAAAAAGATTTAGTTGAAGATTCTAAGTTGAATGTTATGTTAAAAGATATATTAATTAAACTTATTGATTTTGTTGGAAACGAAGATGTTTTAAATGATGTTGAAGATCTTTTAAATGATTATGAAGAAACAAAAGATTCTATCAATGAATTTAAAGAATTGATTAACTTATTAAAAAGTTTCAATGTTTCAAATTATACTCTCAATCTTGGGATCGCTAGAGGTTTAGATTATTATAATGGTATTGTTTTTGAAATTTACATTCCAGAACTAGGAGCTCAAAAACAAGTAGCTGGTGGAGGTAGCTATAATCTTGTAGAGTTATTCGGTGGAGAGCAAGTTGAATCTACTGGATTTGCTTTTGGTTTTGATAGATTAATGAATGCCATTGAACATAATTCTAAAGATAAGAATAAAAATGATATTAAAAACAGTAATAAAGATGGGTTTGAAGAGAAATCTATTGTTGATGTTTTTGTAGTTCCTATATCTAATGAACAAAGAGAAAAATCTTTTGAAATTGGCCAAAAACTTAGGAATTCTGGTATTTCTACTGAGATAGACCTTTCTAGAAAAAAATTCAAAAAATTACTTAATGCAGCTAATAAATTGAATGCTAAATATGTTATTTTAGTTGGAAAAAATGATTTAGAAAAAGATAGTGTTACTATAAAGGACATGGGTTCTAGAAATCAGGAATTAGTAGCTATTGATAATATTAAAGAATTTTTAAATAATAATAAAATATTTGATTAA
- the rd gene encoding rubredoxin, whose product MDKYVCDMCGYVYDPAKGDPDNGIEPGTAFEDLPDDWVCPLCGVGKDEFVKQE is encoded by the coding sequence ATGGATAAGTATGTGTGTGATATGTGTGGATATGTTTATGACCCTGCTAAAGGTGACCCAGATAATGGAATAGAACCAGGAACTGCATTTGAAGATTTGCCTGATGATTGGGTTTGTCCATTGTGTGGTGTAGGAAAAGATGAATTTGTTAAACAAGAATAA
- a CDS encoding NifB/NifX family molybdenum-iron cluster-binding protein: MSYRIAVTSDDGKYVNQHFGQTTHFLLFEVEDDGKYEYLGSVKNNPTCSSDEKNKSEQAISLIDDVSILITQNLGKKPLEICIKKGIKPVISYKAIDDALDEVINNYTLE, from the coding sequence ATGTCTTATAGAATTGCAGTAACAAGTGATGATGGAAAATATGTTAATCAACATTTTGGTCAAACTACACACTTTTTACTTTTTGAAGTTGAAGATGATGGAAAATATGAATATCTAGGTTCAGTTAAAAATAACCCTACTTGTAGTAGTGATGAAAAAAATAAGTCAGAACAAGCTATTAGCCTTATAGATGATGTTAGTATTTTAATCACGCAAAATCTAGGTAAAAAACCCCTTGAAATATGTATAAAAAAAGGAATTAAGCCAGTAATATCCTACAAAGCTATTGATGATGCTTTAGATGAAGTAATAAATAATTATACACTAGAATAA
- a CDS encoding ferritin: MVSTKMEEALNKQLNAEVYSGYLYLSMAAYFEETDLSGFANWMRVQAQEELSHGMKFYDYLVQRGTRVTLSEIKKPQFSWESPVDVFEHVLSHEKVVSGMINDLVDLAIEERDHSTNNFLQWFVAEQVEEEESASDALSKVKLASEASNGLFLLDSEFGNRVYTPNTSE; encoded by the coding sequence ATGGTAAGTACAAAAATGGAAGAAGCATTAAATAAACAACTTAACGCTGAAGTGTATTCTGGATATTTATATTTGTCAATGGCTGCATATTTTGAAGAAACAGATTTAAGTGGCTTTGCAAACTGGATGAGAGTTCAAGCTCAAGAAGAACTTTCTCATGGAATGAAATTCTATGATTACTTAGTTCAAAGAGGAACAAGAGTCACACTTTCTGAGATAAAAAAACCTCAATTTTCTTGGGAATCTCCTGTTGATGTGTTTGAACATGTTTTATCTCATGAAAAAGTAGTTTCAGGCATGATTAATGATTTAGTTGATTTAGCAATCGAAGAAAGAGACCATTCAACAAATAATTTTTTACAATGGTTTGTAGCTGAACAAGTTGAAGAAGAAGAATCTGCTAGTGATGCTTTAAGTAAAGTTAAATTAGCTAGTGAAGCATCTAATGGCTTGTTTTTACTTGATTCTGAATTTGGAAATAGAGTTTATACTCCAAATACAAGCGAATAA